A single genomic interval of Antechinus flavipes isolate AdamAnt ecotype Samford, QLD, Australia chromosome 1, AdamAnt_v2, whole genome shotgun sequence harbors:
- the SDF2L1 gene encoding stromal cell-derived factor 2-like protein 1 produces MSQAPVRRLTAHGRGLFGKRPTGRRTSDGVERSLATGAGAVGGGLEAAPRRKRPRAWREWAGGMWRPGPRPLLLLLLLPLLAARAEAGNELGTGAVTCGSVLKLLNTRHGVRLHSHDVKYGSGSGQQSVTGVEGSEDANSYWRIRGGADGECPRGVPVRCGQAVRLTHVNTGKNLHTHHFPSPLSNNQEVSAFGDGGEGDQLDVWLVQCSGAYWHREEAVRFQHAGTHVYLSVTGEQYGHPIRGQREVHGMPSPNQHNSWKAMEGVFIKPSPSEPSRHDEL; encoded by the exons ATGAGCCAAGCTCCGGTACGCCGCCTAACGGCTCACG GGCGGGGCCTCTTTGGGAAGCGACCAACAGGGAGGCGGACGTCGGACGGCGTGGAGCGATCATTGGCTACGGGGGCCGGCGCTGTCGGCGGGGGATTGGAGGCGGCGCCCAGGCGGAAGCGGCCCCGGGCCTGGCGGGAGTGGGCCGGGGGGATGTGGAGGCCGGGGCCGcggccgctgctgctgctgctgctgctgccgctgctaGCAGCCCGGGCCGAGGCTGGGAACGAGCTCGGGACCGGGGCCGTGACCTGCGGGTCCGTGCTGAAGCTGCTCAACACGCGCCACGGCGTCCGCTTACATTCGCATGACGTCAAATACGGCTCCG GGAGCGGGCAGCAGTCTGTGACGGGCGTCGAAGGCTCCGAGGATGCCAACAGCTACTGGCGCATTCGAGGGGGGGCGGATGGCGAGTGCCCCCGGGGGGTGCCCGTGCGCTGTGGCCAGGCGGTGCGGCTCACCCACGTGAACACTGGCAAGAACCTACACACCCaccacttcccctcccccctctctaaCAACCAG GAGGTGAGCGCCTTTGGAGACGGCGGCGAGGGGGACCAGCTGGACGTGTGGCTGGTGCAGTGCAGCGGGGCCTACTGGCATCGGGAAGAAGCCGTGCGCTTCCAGCACGCCGGCACCCACGTCTACTTGTCCGTGACGGGGGAGCAGTACGGGCACCCCATCCGTGGGCAGAGGGAGGTCCACGGCATGCCCAGCCCCAACCAGCACAACTCCTGGAAAGCCATGGAGGGCGTCTTCATCAAGCCCAGCCCCAGCGAGCCTTCCAGACACGACGAGCTGTGA